A window of Cryptomeria japonica chromosome 3, Sugi_1.0, whole genome shotgun sequence contains these coding sequences:
- the LOC131054807 gene encoding 3-ketoacyl-CoA synthase 17 produces the protein MAMTLGSSLLEKIENLCANYSSTAVLLFWTAVCAILVYYVSRPPSIYLLGFSAFKPGDERKCSYELSEYFTLRTERFDSESVEFMLRIFLKSGIGDETYGPPFPFRDEEVESLEAALDEATEVMFGAVDAVFNETRLCGADIDIVISACGMLSTAPSLTSMLINRYNMKEDVKCVDLVGMGCSSGVMAVHSAADLLRVYMKPSYALVVMTENITLNTYYGNNKSMLVTNCIFREGCAAVILSSRSRDRTLAKMELLLSLRTHRGADDQSYEAAFQHEDEEGVVGISLKKDLIRVAGEGLRAHVSSLAPLVLPLSEQLKYLWSFLAVNVVKIESKLYVPDFSKAFEHVCLHTGGKAVLNEIARSLQLSEYAMEPARMALHRFGNTSSSSVFYELAYFEAKERIKKGDRVWMIAFGTGFKCCSIVWKALKDLEPSPTTNPWLDCIHRYPVKS, from the coding sequence ATGGCAATGACTTTAGGCTCCTCCCTGCTAGAAAAGATTGAAAATCTTTGCGCAAATTATTCTTCTACGGCCGTGCTGCTCTTCTGGACGGCCGTCTGTGCAATATTAGTTTATTATGTGTCCAGGCCGCCGAGTATTTACCTGCTAGGGTTTTCAGCCTTCAAGCCCGGCGACGAAAGGAAGTGCAGCTATGAACTTTCCGAGTACTTTACGCTGCGGACGGAGCGATTTGATTCGGAAAGCGTAGAGTTCATGCTACGGATTTTTCTGAAATCCGGCATAGGCGACGAAACGTACGGCCCGCCATTTCCTTTCCGGGACGAAGAAGTGGAAAGCCTGGAAGCTGCTCTGGATGAAGCGACGGAAGTGATGTTTGGGGCTGTGGACGCCGTATTTAATGAGACTCGGCTTTGCGGTGCAGATATTGATATTGTCATTAGCGCCTGCGGAATGCTCAGCACGGCGCCCTCCCTTACATCAATGCTTATAAATCGCTATAATATGAAAGAGGATGTTAAATGTGTAGATCTGGTAGGCATGGGGTGCAGCAGTGGGGTTATGGCCGTCCATTCTGCGGCCGATTTGCTTAGGGTTTATATGAAACCATCGTATGCCCTGGTCGTCATGACGGAAAATATTACGCTGAATACCTATTACGGCAACAACAAATCCATGCTGGTGACTAACTGTATTTTCCGGGAGGGATGCGCGGCGGTTATTTTGTCCAGCAGGTCACGGGATCGAACCCTGGCGAAAATGGAGCTGCTTCTTTCTCTGCGAACGCACAGGGGCGCGGATGACCAATCCTACGAAGCGGCATTTCAGCACGAAGATGAGGAGGGAGTGGTGGGGATCAGCCTGAAAAAAGATCTCATCAGAGTCGCCGGCGAAGGGCTTCGAGCGCATGTTTCGTCCCTGGCTCCTCTGGTTCTGCCTCTTTCAGAGCAGCTGAAATATTTGTGGTCTTTTCTGGCCGTGAATGTTGTGAAGATTGAGAGCAAGCTTTATGTTCCGGATTTCTCGAAGGCTTTTGAGCATGTGTGTCTTCATACAGGTGGAAAGGCGGTGCTTAATGAGATCGCCAGGAGTTTGCAGTTGAGTGAATATGCGATGGAGCCTGCTCGGATGGCTCTTCATAGATTTGGGAACACTTCCAGTAGCTCCGTGTTTTATGAATTGGCGTATTTTGAGGCAAAAGAGCGGATCAAGAAAGGAGACAGAGTTTGGATGATTGCTTTCGGGACTGGATTTAAGTGCTGCAGCATTGTCTGGAAGGCTCTCAAAGATCTTGAGCCCTCGCCCACCACCAATCCTTGGTTAGATTGCATTCATAGATACCCTGTTAAAAGCTAG